Sequence from the Parvicella tangerina genome:
CTTTTGTCGAAGTGGTGGTAGAAGTGCAAAAGCGCTGCAAGTATTTAAGGCGGAGGGATTTGATTATGTTCTTGAGCTCGAAGGAGGTTATTTGAATTGGTAATATAAATATCATTTAGGGATGAATAATTTAACAGTAACAATACAAAACTTGAAATGTGGTGGCTGTGTAAATACAGTCACTAACAAATTAGAAGAACTCGAGGGTGTTTCGAATGTGAAAGTAGACGAAGTGACTTCACAAGTTTCATTCGAACTTTCACAAGAAAATGACATGGAACAGGTGATCGAAAGACTTGCCCAGATTGGATATCCTATTGAGGGAGATGAGAATACGTTAATGCAAAAAGCGAAGTCTTTTGTAAGTTGTGCAGTGGGTAAGGTGAGTTAATTTTTGAAGGTTTAATTAGTTAGTGAAGGACTGTCTGAAGAGATGGTCCTTTTTTTGTGTCTGAGTGATAGATCTGAACAAAATCAATCACTGATTTTTATCAGTTTTTAGGGTAACAATCGTTACTAATTTAGTGCTTGTGAGCATCTACCTTTGTTCATGTAAACATTAAAATCTAACGAAAATGAAAGTAGAACAAATTTATACAGGGTGTTTAGCTCATGGAGCTTACTACCTAGAAAGCAATGGAGAAGCGGCAATTATAGATCCATTAAGAGAAGTTCAACCATATATTGATATGGCAAATGAGAGAGGTGTGAAGATTAAGTATGTTTTTGAAACGCATTTTCATGCAGACTTTGTTAGTGGTCATGTTGATCTCGCCAAGAAAACAGGAGCTACAATTGTAATCGGACCTACAGGTTTGACTCCAGGTTACGAGGTGTTGATCGCTGAGGATAATCAAGAGTTCAAATTAGGAGATGCTACCATCAGATTACTTCATACGCCAGGACACACTACAGAAAGTAGTTGTTTCTTATTGATCGATGAGGACGGTAAAGAGACTTCGATCTTTACAGGAGATACGTTGTTTATAGGAGATGTAGGTAGGCCTGATCTAGCTCAAAAAGTGATCGCTGAATTGACTCAAGAAAAATTGGCGAATATGATGTTCGATTCATTACGAAATAAAATCATGCCTTTACCAGATGATTTGATCGTGTATCCAGGACACGGTGCGGGTAGTGCATGTGGTAAAAATCTTTCGAAAGAAACGACAGATACCTTAGGTAATCAGAAGAAAACAAATTATGCCTTGAATCCAGAATTGTCAAGAGAGGAATTTGTGAAAGAGTTATTGACGGGGTTAACACCTCCGCCAGGGTATTT
This genomic interval carries:
- a CDS encoding heavy-metal-associated domain-containing protein — encoded protein: MNNLTVTIQNLKCGGCVNTVTNKLEELEGVSNVKVDEVTSQVSFELSQENDMEQVIERLAQIGYPIEGDENTLMQKAKSFVSCAVGKVS
- a CDS encoding MBL fold metallo-hydrolase, producing MKVEQIYTGCLAHGAYYLESNGEAAIIDPLREVQPYIDMANERGVKIKYVFETHFHADFVSGHVDLAKKTGATIVIGPTGLTPGYEVLIAEDNQEFKLGDATIRLLHTPGHTTESSCFLLIDEDGKETSIFTGDTLFIGDVGRPDLAQKVIAELTQEKLANMMFDSLRNKIMPLPDDLIVYPGHGAGSACGKNLSKETTDTLGNQKKTNYALNPELSREEFVKELLTGLTPPPGYFPDNVLMNIGGYESIDEVVNHGTQALSVEEFEQLANEGIQILDTRNADDFSSGFIPGSYNIGVEGSFANWVGVVFKDVKTPLLLVVDEGKEEEVAIRLARIGFDNAKGYLKGGIGAWLNAGRVIAKIENIEPEEVAGLNATEIVDVRKKSEYDSEHIVGAINAPLDYWEDQLDKIDKTKKMYVHCAGGYRSMIFCSILKSKGYDKLVNIRGGFSKIKNVNGVNVSEYVCPTTML